In one Triticum aestivum cultivar Chinese Spring unplaced genomic scaffold, IWGSC CS RefSeq v2.1 scaffold87137, whole genome shotgun sequence genomic region, the following are encoded:
- the LOC123172468 gene encoding glucan endo-1,3-beta-glucosidase GI: MTIGVCYGVVANNLPPANDVVQLYKSKGLTGMRIYFADAKALSALRGSGIALILDVGGNDVLASLAANASNAANWVRDNVRPYYPAVNIKYIAAGNEVLGGDTRNIVPAMRNLISALAGAGLGAIKVSTSIRFDAVTNSFPPSNGVFAQAYMTDVARLLASTGAPLLTNVYPYFAYKDNPRDIQLNYATFRPGTTVRDQNNGLTYTCLFDAMVDAVVAALERAGAPGVRVVVSESGWPSASGFAATADNARAYNQGLIDHVGGGTPKRPGLLETYIFAMFNENFKTGELIQKHFGLFNPDKSPAYPIRFQ, encoded by the coding sequence ATGACGATCGGCGTCTGCTACGGCGTGGTCGCCAACAACCTCCCGCCGGCGAACGACGTGGTGCAGCTCTACAAGTCCAAGGGCCTCACCGGCATGCGCATCTACTTCGCCGACGCCAAGGCCCTCTCTGCGCTCCGCGGCTCCGGCATCGCCCTCATCCTCGACGTCGGCGGCAACGACGTGCTCGCCAGCCTCGCCGCCAACGCCTCCAACGCGGCGAACTGGGTCCGGGACAACGTGCGGCCCTACTACCCGGCCGTGAACATCAAGTACATCGCCGCCGGCAACGAGGTCCTGGGCGGCGACACGCGGAACATCGTCCCGGCCATGCGGAACCTCATCTCGGCCCTTGCCGGCGCCGGCCTAGGCGCCATCAAGGTGTCCACCTCGATCCGGTTCGACGCGGTGACCAACAGCTTCCCACCATCCAATGGCGTGTTCGCGCAGGCCTACATGACGGACGTGGCCCGGCTGCTGGCCAGCACCGGCGCGCCGCTGCTCACCAACGTGTACCCCTACTTCGCCTACAAGGACAACCCGCGGGACATCCAGCTGAACTACGCGACGTTCCGGCCGGGCACCACGGTGCGTGACCAGAACAACGGGCTGACCTACACGTGCCTGTTTGACGCCATGGTGGACGCCGTGGTGGCGGCGCTGGAGCGGGCCGGGGCGCCCGGGGTGAGGGTGGTGGTGTCGGAGAGCGGGTGGCCGTCGGCGAGCGGGTTCGCGGCGACGGCTGACAACGCGAGGGCGTACAACCAAGGGCTGATCGACCACGTCGGCGGGGGCACGCCAAAGAGGCCCGGCTTGCTGGAGACGTACATCTTCGCCATGTTCAACGAGAACTTCAAGACCGGGGAGCTCATCCAGAAGCACTTCGGGCTGTTCAACCCGGACAAGTCGCCGGCGTACCCCATCCGGTTCCAGTAG